A portion of the Pogoniulus pusillus isolate bPogPus1 chromosome 6, bPogPus1.pri, whole genome shotgun sequence genome contains these proteins:
- the LOC135176503 gene encoding 2-hydroxyacylsphingosine 1-beta-galactosyltransferase-like: MKMAKVPPCPAAFLFLVAAFSVKSSHCAKVLIMPTIVFDSHLRVFMRVAEALTDQGHDPVLLLHEGRDIDMHLPGFRMQRYWGIFSTESADAWVQEKIKRVFQGKMTSLEIFSFLEKYLENCDLVLGNSTLLQKLQHEHFDLLLVDPNEMCGFILAHILHVKYAVISTGFWFPAEIGATSPIAYVPEFNSLMTDRMGFFGRTWNLLVYIITRIATKLVILPKFERLMEKHRVEPKTSMLDLVHGTSLFFLCNDVVLDFPRPTLPHVIFTGGILAEPAKPLPVGLRLWVEAADAGVVVVSFGIGIRALPSDLVEKMAGAFARLPQRVVWRYFGQKPRNLGENTLIMGWLPQNDLLGHPNVKAFVSHCGMNGIFEAIYHGVPVVGFPFYGDQFDIMTRVQAKGMGIMMDWSRVKEEDLYQAVVTVISDPSYSKAAKLISALHLDRPMHALNRTVYWLEYILRYDGAPYLRPAVYDLSLYEYFCLDILALLLFCLASTGFMLYKSVVWCRRKGGSPVYQNGNCMKGHFTEEKKLQ, translated from the exons ATGAAAATGGCGAAGGTGCCACCAtgccctgctgcttttctcttcttaGTGGCTGCATTCAGTGTGAAGTCATCTCACTGTGCCAAGGTGCTGATTATGCCCACCATAGTCTTTGACAGCCACTTGCGAGTCTTCATGCGAGTAGCAGAGGCACTGACTGACCAGGGCCATGATCCTGTGCTACTTCTTCATGAGGGTCGGGATATAGATATGCACCTGCCTGGCTTCCGCATGCAGAGGTACTGGGGTATCTTCAGCACAGAAAGCGCAGATGCCTGGGTGCAGGAGAAAATAAAACGTGTCTTCCAAGGGAAGATGACCTCTTTGGAGATCTTCTCCTTTTTGGAGAAGTACCTGGAAAACTGTGACCTAGTGCTGGGAAACTCCACCCTTCTGCAGAAACTTCAGCATGAGCACTTTGATCTGCTGTTGGTGGACCCAAATGAGATGTGTGGCTTTATCCTGGCCCATATTCTTCATGTCAAATATGCTGTGATCTCCACTGGTTTCTGGTTCCCAGCGGAAATTGGTGCCACTTCCCCTATCGCCTATGTCCCTGAGTTCAACTCCTTGATGACAGACAGGATGGGCTTCTTTGGTAGGACTTGGAATCTCCTAGTCTACATCATCACTCGCATTGCTACGAAGCTGGTCATCCTGCCCAAGTTTGAACGTCTCATGGAGAAACATAGGGTGGAACCCAAGACATCCATGTTGGACCTTGTCCATGGAAccagtctcttcttcctctgtaaTGATGTGGTGTTGGACTTTCCCCGTCCAACACTCCCCCATGTCATTTTCACAGGCGGGATCCTTGCTGAGCCTGCAAAGCCCCTTCCAGTG GGTCTGCGTCTTTGGGTGGAGGCAGCAGATGCAGGTGTTGTTGTTGTCtcatttggcattggaattcgAGCTCTCCCAAGTGATTTGGTAGAGAAGATGGCTGGGGCTTTTGCTCGTCTCCCGCAGAGAGTAGTGTGGAG ATACTTTGGGCAGAAGCCAAGAAACCTGGGTGAGAATACACTGATAATGGGGTGGCTGCCCCAGAATGACCTGCTAG GCCATCCCAACGTGAAAGCCTTTGTCAGCCACTGCGGGATGAATGGCATATTTGAGGCCATTTACCATGGTGTGCCAGTGGTGGGATTTCCTTTCTATGGGGACCAGTTCGACATCATGACCAGAGTGCAGGCAAAGGGTATGGGTATCATGATGGACTGGAGCAGAGTGAAAGAAGAGGATCTTTACCAGGCTGTTGTCACAGTTATCTCTGACCCCAG CTACAGCAAAGCAGCCAAGCTCATCTCAGCTCTGCACCTGGACAGACCAATGCATGCTCTCAATAGGACAGTGTATTGGCTGGAGTACATCCTTCGTTACGATGGGGCACCATATCTTCGCCCTGCTGTCTATGATCTCTCCTTGTATGAGTACTTCTGCCTGGACATATTGGCTCTTCTGTTGTTTTGTCTGGCCAGTACTGGATTTATGCTCTACAAGTCTGTGGTGTGGTGCAGAAGGAAGGGGGGCAGCCCTGTGTATCAGAACGGCAATTGCATGAAAGGCCACTTCACAGAAGAGAAGAAATTGCAGTAG